The sequence below is a genomic window from Myxocyprinus asiaticus isolate MX2 ecotype Aquarium Trade chromosome 9, UBuf_Myxa_2, whole genome shotgun sequence.
AGtgctgctcttcagaatctacattacagatatttagtATGcgtatagtagtgtgttgtcatcttgagcatcaatgaatgtttgtaccttgtgtaatagttgtgcacctaagtgtcaaaagcttgatttatatatatatatatatatatatatatatatatatatatatatatatatatatatatacatacatacagttgtgctcaaaagtttgcataccctggcagaaattgtgaaattttggcattgattttgaaaatatgactgatcatgcaaaaaaactgtcttttatttaaggatagtgatcatatgaagccatttatcatcacatagttgtttggctcctttttaaatcataatgataacagaaatcacccaaatggccctgatcaaaagtttacatacccttgaatgtttggccttgttacagacacacaaggtgacacacacaggtttaaatggcaattaaaggttaatttcccacacctgtggctttttaaattgcagttagtgtctgtgtataaatagtcaatgagtttgttagctctcacgtggatgcactgagctggctagatactgagccatggggagcagaaaagaacagtcaaagacctgcgtaacaaggtaatggaactttataaagatggaaaaggatataaaaagatatccaaagccttgaaaatgccagtcagtactgttcaatcacttattaagaagtggaaaatttggcgatctcttgataccaagccaaggtcaggtagaccaagaaagatttcagccacagctgccagaagaattgttcgggatacaaaataaaacccacaggtaacctcaggagaaatacaggctgctctggaaaaagacggtgtggttgtttcaaggagcacaatacgacgatacttgaacaaaaatgagctgcatggtcgagttgccagaaagaagcttttactgtgccaatgccacaaaaaaacaccttgacacgcctcacagcttctggcacactgtaatttggagtgacgagaccaaaatagagctttatggtcacaaccataagcactatgtttggagaggggtcagcaagtaTTGTACTCTACTTTTAGCAGAGTAAAAAAGCATTCCTGaaaactggaatatgcgatcATACTCCATAGCGTGCCACACTCGCTCCAACGTTTACCTCTCACACCGTCGCCAGCTGATGGATCTGCGTACGTTCTCCTGATTTCAccacaccacagtggaaaaagaaaccttaaCCACGCCAGCTGGCCCGGATCGGCAGGGAACGGTACAGTACGGTTTTGCGATGAGAACTGTttagcccaatggtggaaaagcggcttatGTATGTGCACATTTCTAAATAGTCAAATTTTTCgctttaatttagaacacttgattatctaatcaaaatagtaaaatatgcattaaagtggCCACAGAGTaggaaggaataataataataaaaaaaactattgataactatcagcatagattttttttttaataaccaatagttccaaaaagcagctatcggcaccgattaatcggtaaaaccgatatatcggtctatctctaaTACTGTATGTATGAGCTCTGTCAATTGTGTCAGCATTCATGACTTTGCTGGTTATTTTGTGGTTGTTTTGTCTACAGGTGAAAAAGGCATTCTTTGCTCTGGTATCTAATGGAGTGAGAGCAGCTCCTCTCTGGGACAGCAAGAAGCAATGCTTTGTTGGTAAGCCATCTTGTTTTGTGATTTCAGATGCATCGTTAGcattaaaaacaacattaaacagcattagcaatggacccttttcacatttttgGGGTTGAAGCACGGAAGTAAACTATAGAGGTGtatgggagaccacagcagatattatttttgtgttcccattTGCGCCAGCAGCAAAAGATAATtccactattacgtttccacgactttccaaaagagaaaaaaataaagagagaggGATTATGAAAGTCatatgttagttcatgtttactaatgtagttcattaatattaaaatatgcacctttattgtaaagttttatcaAGTCATTTCAGATGaggagaaagttattacattttaataatgtacactgatgaatcgtgcacaGTGACAGCAGGAACACGTATTAAATAAATAGGGTAATTTTGGTtattatgttgactttaaagattCTGTAACACTTTAATTTGTTAATTCACAGTCATTCTGATTTGGAGTAAGAAAAGTACTAAAAGTAATTGTTATTTAGCATTgttaattgttacttttattgtcTACTGTAGGTATGCTGACCATCACAGATTTCATCAATATACTTCATCGCTATTACAAGTCTCCTCTGGTAAAAATCTCTCCTCCTGCCCACAATAAAAATGATTGAGAAATATTTCAGAATTTCATATTTTCACAAATTTCatatttttgttgctgttttaggTCCAGATATATGAGATAGAAGAGCACAAAATAGAGACATGGAGAGGTAGGAATTACTTTTATAAGTGTGTTCATGAATTTAAAGGGTTTGATATATGCAGGCAAGGTTAActgatatttatctgtttttgctTGTCTAATAGAGGTCTACTTGCAAGATTCTTTCAAGCCTCTCGTGAGCATATCGCCGAATGCCAGGTAAGAGTTTCAGCTCTGCACTTTGCTAGCTTATGTATTAGAATAGTTGGAGAGATGAAATATTTGtgggtttttctttctttcagtctATATGATGCCGTTTCATCTCTACTGAAGCATAAGATCCACAGATTACCTGTGATTGATCCACTGACAGGAAACACACTCTACATTCTCACACACAAGAGGATCCTCAAATTCCTCAAACTTTTTGTAAGTTTACGATCAGTCAGACCTCATGTACACTGTTCACTTTTACACACACATAGAAATATTAGATTAAATCCATACAAAGCAATGGAAAAACACCAGGGCCTAGTTGCAAGATAACCGTATATCTTGCAGTTGGCCCCAGAACTGATTTTAATATCAAGTAAATAATAAGGTATAAACCTAGAACATCTTTTAACCCAAGGTGGATTTCTTTCTGTAACAATCATGTTaatgtttatgttatgtttattctCCCTGTCAGATATCTGAGATCCCCAAACCTGCATTTCTCTCTCAAACACTGGAGGAGTTGAACATCGGAACGTTTTACAACATTGCTGTGGTGCACTCCGACACACCGCTGTATGCTGCTCTGGGAATCTTTGTGGACCAGAGGGTTTCCGCCCTGCCTGTGGTGGATGAAAATGGTGAGAGGAAAATACAGGAGAGAAAAAGAGTGCTAGGATTGTTGCTTTCTACTGTAGTGAATATCAGCTTGGCTGTGATTTGGCCATAGCCACGAGGTCCCTGGTAATCGCAGCTTTGCTGATATTCAGACCAACATCATTGtgggtgtgatattgcttttatacaatggTTCTATAAACCGAATTTCATATTGagttttcatatttatattttaaacataatatGGCCAATTTTATCAATTTTCACCCTGCTAacgaaaatagttccaaacaaagccaaaaATCGTTGCGATGCACAGAATATCTGAAATGCCACAATCACAGACAAGTGGAGTGACACTTACAGTGACttgtcccagtgctgttatactaaatatcagcatgcTAGGAATGCCTATGGACTACTTGCACTGAGCCTCATGACGTACTTCCACTTTGAAATAGTGCGGCCCACAACTTTCCGGTTAAACGTGTTTACATGCGCCGTAGTTGCCTAGTTCCCGAAACGCCACTTAAAATGAGTGTTCGaaagagtatttatttatttttttattttatcctcttttctctcAGTTTTGGAAtacccagttcccactactttgtaggtccttgtggtggcacggttactcacctcaatccgggtggcggaggacaagtctcagttgcctccagttctgagaccgtcaatccgcgcatcttatcacgtgattcGTTATGCATGacgccgcggagactcacagca
It includes:
- the LOC127445912 gene encoding 5'-AMP-activated protein kinase subunit gamma-1-like, producing MECVPAVLDELDGKKEAPIEDPEYNVYTRFMKSHRCYDLVPTSSKLVVFDTSLQVKKAFFALVSNGVRAAPLWDSKKQCFVGMLTITDFINILHRYYKSPLVQIYEIEEHKIETWREVYLQDSFKPLVSISPNASLYDAVSSLLKHKIHRLPVIDPLTGNTLYILTHKRILKFLKLFISEIPKPAFLSQTLEELNIGTFYNIAVVHSDTPLYAALGIFVDQRVSALPVVDENGRVVDIYSKFDVINLAAEKTYNNLDITVTKALQHRSQYFEGVLTCRANETLEAIIGRLVEAEVHRLVVVDEQEVVKGIVSLSDILQALVLTNGDDGTA